Sequence from the Castanea sativa cultivar Marrone di Chiusa Pesio chromosome 12, ASM4071231v1 genome:
GAAGTCATGTGTAtgcatgtgtatatatacaccATCTTATTCCTCCTTGAGTGAAAGTCATTAATAATCATATATCTGATACTTTTAGATTAGCAAAAATATATCATATGTGTACTTGACACTGAAACTTGATTATGTAAATGCAGTTTTGATAATCAAACATTTTGTGGCATTGAGTGCTGTGACAAACAGATTGTCGTTGACAGGATGATATCAACAGAAGCCAATTTAGCCAAGCTAGATCTTCGTGACGAGCCAAAACAAGTAAAGTTGTTTGGTGTTTGTTTAAAACACCCATAGATTGTCAGTGCCCTAAGATTTGCTGTGCAGTTTTGCCTACACTTGGCATTATCTTCATGGCTCATTGTTGATAGTATATATTGTTTATAAGTGGAAGACAATGATTTGAACTTTGTAGTAGTTTAGTAGAATATAGTTACAATTTGAGTACATATgcagctttttttcttttaatgaaaattaaatatttaaacttATGAGACTTTGTAACTTTTGGTTCATTCTATAAGAATTTTATTTgctatgatttatttatttttagtaaatGTTATAGTATTTCAAACCTATGACGTCCACTTTATGATAATCATTTGAAACTCGCTCTTTATTttgattaaatataataaattaggTATCTCACATGACATACACAATAAGAGTTGTcaaaaattgtattaaattCCGTATGACTATAagatatgctatatttaattgAGAACATGTTTGGGCAGTTCAAGCATTCCAACCCTGTAAAGCATTCCAAGAAGTCGAATATGCTCCCACAATATATACTTTCAGCcatttcctttatatatataaacttcaatatatataattcaaacaGAAATAGGGGCACTACAGTCAACCTCACAAATTGTCCTTAAGACATCTAGAAGACTAAGTTTATAAAAACAGAAGGACTAATTACAATCTCTCCTAACCCAACTGAAATTACAATTAAAGAAAACTCTCTGAGACTAAGGATATTAATGACCCATTGCTGATACTTGTTCAAACAAAAATCTGATATCTTTGCCTTTTGACCTGTGAGAAAATAGAAGCTCCAGAAGACCATCTTCCACAGCTCTCTGTGACAACTCATTTCTAATCCTAATGGcattagttattaattaaagAAGGTAAAGCATTCCTTGTGCGCAGAACTCTCACAAATATATCAGAGAGTCTTACGCATAGTGTTGTAATTTGATCTATAAGACAAGAAGACCATAACTTCAATGTCTTGGTATAATATGAACCATCTCATTGTTGAAAGAACAGATTAAAAATAGCAAGAAAAATCTTATATTGAAATGCAAAACTTGTTTGTGAATCTTCCCAATGCATGGTTCCATGTTCACTAATCATAATTCAAACATAGAAAAGCAAGTCTAAATCGTCAATAAGCCAAACACGAGATTCAATTAAATTCCCATGATAAAGAACAACCGAGATTTATGCACACATCAATCGCATGTTCAATAGAAAGTTCTACCAAAAATAAGGAGCAGATTCttacaatttgtaaaaatcaaAAATTTCCAATGCTTTTCCTATTTTCCTTAATCTTCTTGGTAGCCAAATTTTGCATAAagatatatacaaattaatgtgAAGAGAAATTAGGGTGCCAATATTAAGTTTTacgaaacaaaagaaaagtgagCACATTCTTAGCATCTATATCTAATGTAAAATTCCCATTGAGATCCCAAACTATCAACCTTCCATCATCAGTAGACAATGCCAACAGAGTTTCATGATCAGGATCCCATTCTCCCTGTAAGAAAAAATCCTTATTGAGGCATTTCAAACAATCTGGTTTTAACGAATTTATCTTAAAGAGAAATGATAAAGAGCACGACTTAGTATGGGAGATATCACAGGAAATTGCAATTAAGCATTAGAGGGAGCAGGATAGccagaatttaaaaataaaaaataaattaaaaaaatgcctGCCTTTTTGTGCCTGTCAGATATATATGAAACAGCTAAAACAATACAGAATATTAGAAGAGaagatggggaaaaaaaaagaaacaacatatgaATCAGAATCCAAAATAGCTCAACTAATTTAaaaagtgacttttttttttatgacaaggAACCTCTTCAAGGCGGGCCACTTCGTGTACCCAATCCTGTCGAGTAAACCCCAGATACACCACCTTGCCCACAAGAATTGTGTATcaggaaatttaaaaaatgactatattctatatatgttaaaaaatcCTTCAACAGCAACAATTAAAACTTATGCACTTTATGTAAACCCAAAACATACAgacaaattaacaaattaacaTAGAGCTGAGACTAGCAAGCAACACTTAGCATTCTATAAGGGGGATGGACTTGATTGTATCTACAAATTCACAATGCAATGAGTCAATCATTGCTTTAATAACGATTGTGAAAAATTGATTGACAAAGGGAATTTACTTGTACAAAGTTGCAGCTTGGTGTAAAGCATTAGAATTTAGTTATTGAAAATAGACTAACTTGCTAGGCCTAAGCACCAACGGAATTTTACACATTATCTATTCAAAACATACGAATACCTAAGTCCACTTCTATTATTACCTTTATTGGCAAGGTTTAATGCAACTTTACCATTGCTTATGCTTCAACAATTCCCTTAGCCTCCATCACCATTCTCCCCTTGGCCTAATTGATTAGGTTAAGGATATGAACTGAGCACAAAACAACAACCAAGTACTCTTTAGTAGCAGGGCTTTTACAGTTTTGTTTAATAACAAATTACTTAGTTATAAACCATATAGCAGATTTGTGGATTCTAGAATACACATGGAAGTAGGATGTTTCTGGTATAAGGAAGAACTTTGATTCAAAAACCTTGGCAAATGAGAACTAATACTCAAGAAACACCCATAGCTGTAAAATGAATATTAAAACCTGGAGGTGACTTTTAATTTGAAAGATGGTTAATTCCAGGGTGTCCATTAGCCATAGGATCTCCAAATTGCTAGAAATGCTACCTTTGAAGCAATATAATGAtcttaaggggaaaaaaagcaTTGCATAAGAAACACATGAATTATATGGTTCAACTTTTGGGCTACACTCATGAGTCAAAGATGGCAAGAATTATTTGACAATGATAAGATAATGATAATTCAATGTCTGTCCTCTACCTCTCTTAAACTTTCACTTCTGTCATACTCAAATTTGGATTCTCACAGATGTAATACTAGTTCTGAGAAACAATACCCTTTTCCATACTACATTGGTTACAAAAGGTGTCTAGTATATTTAAGTTGGATGATGCTGTCTGTCCTCTCCCCCTCTTAAACTGTCACTTCTGTTATACTCAAATTTGGATTCTCACAGATGTAATACTAGTTTGGAGAAACAATACCCTTTTCCATACTACATTGGTTACAAAAGGTGTCTAGTATATTTAAGTTGGACGATGCTGTCTAGTGTCTACTCCACCATACAAAAGGCCTGGACAAACATTCAGGCTTATACAAACAAGTCAAGCTGAATTCCATGCAGCCTGGCAACCAATGTACAAGAACAGAAGGTCCCAGTAGGGCCAGTACCAAAAAATGTCGCAGCAGGAGACATCCCAGCAGACTGGTAAACCCTTCTACCAATTGATGGGAACAATAGAGGTTGAATAGCATATATGGCAAAAGATAGAGATGGAAGCTTAATGTTCAAAGGATGCCACACCAAATGGGTACAAATCCACCAGCATATAAGATAGATAGCTGCAAGAGAAGCCATTCACTAAGCATGGACCAGAGGAATCCAAACAAGACAGTGCTGACTCAATGCAAACACAAATTGGCTGCACCAGAAAAGATGAGAACAGCACCTTGCTTCTGCTCAGTTCTACTGGAAGACATGGACACATGGAGgaattagggtttttcttttggctGTAGGATTATAAACGATGGCATACTGGCAGTGGTTTCCAGCTGGGCTGCCAAAGCCTCAGCCTTTTTTGTAATCACTTAGAGCCCAGTGTTTAAATTCTTTTCCTATTgtggtattaaaaaaaactgtgtacccccccccccccaaaaaaaaaaaaaaaattctgagtTTCATGCTTCAGCCTACTCTCAGAACCCTACCTTGCTCTCCTCAATAGTTGCTGCCCTGTCATGCAGAAACCTTGACAAGAATTAATAACAAATACCTgtgaatatttttctttttacagtCAGATGATAGTTTCATCAATTGAACTAGTTTTATAATGCTCACCCAGGATTTCAGGGATACACCATGAGCAGGAGCCCAGAGTCCAAGTAACTAAGAGAAATCCATTAGACAAACACATACATAAGTGCAAGGACATGAACACTATTAGCAGCTTGTTTATGTCTCCAATTCTGAAAGAGATGCAGCATAATTCATAATCTTATGACATAAGAAGTAAACATCttcttaaaatgataaattcaGTGAGCAAATTGCATTAATTTAATCATGAAGTTCTGCCCCTTGTCTTTTCTAGTTGATCGTGAAGGTGTGGCATAATAATATCACTAAGAATATCTCACTCAGTTGTGGTGTTTCTAAAGATTGGTAGTAGAAtcaatgatattaaaattttaacaaaaggcatcaaatttgaaataaatagcaacaataaatgagCAAGCTCCAGGTCTCATAATATCAATCACTTGTAATAGTAATTGAGAAGTCAATTAACAGTATGGTTGAACAACATAGTGTTCTGAAGGTAGAACTTGCCGCTACAATATCTATGCAGaaacatattgataatttgtctttttttcagTTTGTGTAGGTGTCctgaaaataaaatcatttaactCAAAAGAACAGTATATAGTTATCACCAAAAATGAAACCTCAACCTCAATataactcaattaaaaaaattgaagcttgTGAAACAAACTTAGAGGAGAAGAACATCATTACTGTTCAGTTAAAGTGAGAAATAAAATCCACTGGAAATGCTCTAATGTGTTAGCTTACAGAACTCATCCAGTTTCTGAACTTGGCTGTAAACGCAAACTAGAGAAGCTGCTCTTTAAGTCTCTGGCCAAGTCTTCCCTGCCTGCATTATTTAGATGACGCAAAACCCTCATATACACCGCAAAGTTTGGTCTGAGACCCTTTTTAATCATTTCCAAAAGAATATTTCGTGCAATGACCACATTTCCTTTCTTCTGATGAAGGCTTGCAAGCAAGCTGTAATTTAGATTGCTTGAGAACCTATGCTTATCACTTGAATCAACCACATAATTATATGCTTCCTCATATTTCAGTAAACTGAAATAACCCTTGATAAAAGCAGCATGTGTGCTATGACGAGGTTCAACACCATTTGACACCATCCTGTCAAGAAACTGGAAAGCAAGATCGGGCTTTCCAAGTCTAAATGAGTAACAAATAAATATCTCAAAGGTTAATGCATCAGGAAGCCAATCCCTTTCTTGTATTTCTTCCAGTACCTGACTAGCTTCAACAGTTTTATCATTCTTGCATAAACTACTAAGTAAATAATTGTAACCATTGACAATTCGATCACAACAACCCCTTAGCCTCATCTCATCAAGCACTTCTCTAGCTCCTTCAAAATCGCATCTTCGACACTTCTCCCTAACCAAAACATTGTAATAAACTGCCTTCCTCTCTGTTATTTCCATCACAAATTCTGCCATTTCAAAGGAACCCAAAGAGCCTAACATCTCAATCAATGAGTAAATCCCAGAGTTCAGACATGACCCCCCAACTTCCTTCAACACCTCTACCACTCTTCTTACGGAGTGCATAATTGAATCCTTGTTTGAAACCAAAACAGGTAAGAACCCAAATGCCTTCTTGTTGAGAcaaatatttcttttccttAACTCATTCAGAATACAAAGCATGGCCTTGTGGTCATCTAACCAACCACAATTATCAATAACCATACTACAAATATCGGAATTGCAGTAAAGATCCGGCCTTGAACCTCTAATCCAATTAAAGAAACGCAATGCGGACACTCTTTCgaaattcaaaacccaaaaaacctcAGTAATTGAATCAATAGATAAAGTTACATTCATAGAATCCAACTTAGACTCCAAATCATTTTCATCCCTCATAACCAAGCCAATAATTTCCGAAACTTGCTTTCGAGTCGGTTTTGGCCTAATCCCATCAACACCCATTTTtccaaatttaacatttttaatagaATTCATCTCACTCAACCCAGCTGAACCTGATGACACATCCTTAGAAGACACCGAAAACCAACGAATGCATCTATTAACACACGGTTTAACCAAACCTAAATTCAAAAATTGATGTCTATACTCATTATTGTTACAGCTATagaattgtaaattttgtgAAGATTGAGGAATTGGGCAGGTTATAGCGGAAAATAAGGATGACCCAGATGAGGAAATGAGTGGATATAGAGAACTGGAAGTGGGTTTTgtgtgaaaatgaaaatgattggaaatgaagaaaatttctGAAGAGGAATTGGGTGAGACGAGGGTTTTAGGAGAGAGAAATGGGTGTGGGgagtgagagaagagagagtaaACAGAGCAAGAGTTTGAGAAGTACCTGAGCTTCTTGTAAAGGCTTGGGATTTCCATGGTGGATTCTACGGTCTCAGAGTCAGAGCACACATTACTGACTGAGCTCACACACAGAACAAAGGCTAGCTGAGCGGCGAGAGTTCATGCTGATAGAGAAaagttttgacattttttttttttttttttgggttgggctaGTGGAACTTTCTATATGGGCTGTATGGACAAATGGGGTTGGAATTGTAGTACATTTCATGGGCTTCTTCACAATAAAATGGTGTGCGCAAGTGAAGCCATGGTGctatttggaaaattttaaattatggatTATGGTTTGGTAGAGAATTAAAGCAGTCTTGGAGGATATTTTGTTATAGccaaattttttgataatgtaTCGTTTTCTTTTGGCTAAGTATgtccaaaacttttcaaaactgCCACTTTTTAATTGAATGAGCTGTTCTTTTGAACTGGAGTGGGTCAGTTCTCATCTTTAACTTGGCATTATTGTTAGCTAAAGCTTTATATAGAGATGGTAACAGGCATTTCCTtgattttatatgttttttttttcttattataaataa
This genomic interval carries:
- the LOC142618911 gene encoding uncharacterized protein LOC142618911, with the translated sequence MEIPSLYKKLRYFSNSCSVYSLFSHSPHPFLSPKTLVSPNSSSEIFFISNHFHFHTKPTSSSLYPLISSSGSSLFSAITCPIPQSSQNLQFYSCNNNEYRHQFLNLGLVKPCVNRCIRWFSVSSKDVSSGSAGLSEMNSIKNVKFGKMGVDGIRPKPTRKQVSEIIGLVMRDENDLESKLDSMNVTLSIDSITEVFWVLNFERVSALRFFNWIRGSRPDLYCNSDICSMVIDNCGWLDDHKAMLCILNELRKRNICLNKKAFGFLPVLVSNKDSIMHSVRRVVEVLKEVGGSCLNSGIYSLIEMLGSLGSFEMAEFVMEITERKAVYYNVLVREKCRRCDFEGAREVLDEMRLRGCCDRIVNGYNYLLSSLCKNDKTVEASQVLEEIQERDWLPDALTFEIFICYSFRLGKPDLAFQFLDRMVSNGVEPRHSTHAAFIKGYFSLLKYEEAYNYVVDSSDKHRFSSNLNYSLLASLHQKKGNVVIARNILLEMIKKGLRPNFAVYMRVLRHLNNAGREDLARDLKSSFSSLRLQPSSETG